One genomic region from Frateuria soli encodes:
- a CDS encoding phosphoethanolamine transferase yields MKRHALASVVVLGLLLIAPNIALVFASTQITKLQTMAASLMVPAALLLGYFAILGHRPWLACLLMAPFAALVPVVTLYILRYRTPITDAVLGTVAATNPEEAAAFLGPWLWALIVLSLVAGVLAVVAGRLSVRAGLQLATSRRLRAALTALALALAITLMGLQAAADRVPPESGTAAAGGVGASVLQLVRNSYPFGIPLALRAWWDDHVRLQVAMAETQDFSFHPRRAAHAAQRQIYVLVIGESSRRDHWQLFGYDRPTNPELSRTRHLIPISDMVSAWPITIGAVPSMLTRTPAQRGLSDPIPERSVVGLMREAGFDTWWISTQSSAGQWSSPVTRYAHEARHVDWLYLQRYDSSLTRTLATVVRQSSGDLFVVLHMMGSHATYASRYPRDFAYFGTPVRNREALEPGYRQIIDSYDNSVRYTDHILRRVIDILDQSHSIAAMWYQSDHGETLPTATCPLSEHGHGSRHEFPVPALFWYSDAYARAFPQHVATLRSNADKRASSADTFATLADMAGVDFPTHDRSRSLFSPAWRYQPRLVHPEWQGPNTWVDYDDADLGNGCEAVRSRARPGSGRIGARPD; encoded by the coding sequence ATGAAACGACACGCGCTCGCTTCCGTGGTCGTGCTGGGCTTGCTGCTGATTGCGCCCAATATCGCCCTGGTATTCGCTAGCACGCAGATCACGAAGCTCCAGACGATGGCCGCCAGCCTCATGGTGCCTGCGGCCCTCCTGCTGGGTTATTTCGCGATCCTGGGACATCGCCCCTGGCTGGCATGCCTGCTGATGGCGCCCTTCGCTGCGCTCGTTCCCGTCGTCACCCTCTATATCCTTCGCTATCGAACGCCGATTACCGATGCGGTACTGGGCACCGTGGCGGCAACCAACCCCGAGGAGGCCGCCGCCTTCCTCGGCCCCTGGCTGTGGGCCCTGATCGTCCTGTCCCTGGTCGCGGGCGTGCTCGCGGTCGTCGCCGGCCGGCTGAGCGTGCGCGCCGGCCTGCAGCTGGCCACCTCGCGGCGCCTGCGTGCCGCGCTGACCGCACTGGCATTGGCCCTGGCCATAACGCTCATGGGCTTGCAGGCTGCCGCCGACCGCGTCCCGCCCGAATCAGGCACGGCAGCGGCAGGTGGCGTCGGGGCGAGCGTGCTCCAGCTCGTGCGCAACAGCTATCCGTTCGGGATCCCCCTCGCGCTGCGCGCCTGGTGGGACGACCACGTTCGCCTGCAGGTCGCCATGGCGGAAACGCAGGATTTCAGCTTCCATCCCCGCCGCGCCGCCCATGCAGCCCAACGACAGATATACGTGCTGGTGATCGGCGAAAGCAGCCGGCGCGACCATTGGCAACTGTTCGGCTACGACCGCCCCACCAACCCCGAGCTGTCACGGACCAGGCACCTGATTCCGATCTCCGACATGGTTTCGGCATGGCCGATAACGATCGGTGCGGTACCTTCCATGCTGACACGCACGCCGGCGCAACGGGGGCTGTCCGATCCCATTCCCGAGCGCTCGGTAGTCGGGCTCATGCGGGAAGCCGGCTTCGATACCTGGTGGATTTCGACGCAGAGTTCGGCAGGCCAATGGAGTTCGCCCGTCACCCGCTACGCCCATGAGGCACGGCATGTCGACTGGCTCTACCTGCAAAGGTACGACAGCAGCCTCACCCGGACGCTTGCCACGGTGGTGCGCCAATCGAGCGGCGACCTCTTCGTGGTCCTGCACATGATGGGAAGCCACGCCACTTACGCCAGCCGGTATCCGCGGGACTTCGCGTATTTCGGGACGCCGGTCCGCAATCGCGAAGCGCTCGAACCGGGTTACCGGCAGATCATCGACAGCTACGACAACAGCGTCCGCTACACCGACCACATACTGCGCCGGGTGATCGACATCCTCGACCAGTCCCATTCGATTGCGGCCATGTGGTACCAGTCCGACCACGGTGAAACGCTGCCCACGGCAACCTGCCCCCTGTCCGAACACGGCCACGGCTCTCGCCACGAGTTTCCGGTGCCGGCGCTCTTCTGGTACTCGGACGCCTATGCGCGGGCCTTTCCGCAGCACGTTGCGACGCTGCGGAGCAACGCGGACAAGCGCGCGAGCAGCGCCGATACCTTCGCCACGCTTGCCGACATGGCCGGTGTCGATTTCCCGACCCACGACCGCTCGCGCAGCCTGTTCAGCCCGGCATGGCGGTACCAGCCGCGCCTTGTGCATCCCGAATGGCAGGGGCCGAACACCTGGGTCGACTACGACGACGCCGACCTGGGCAACGGTTGCGAAGCGGTGCGGAGCCGGGCCCGCCCCGGCTCAGGCCGGATCGGGGCGAGACCCGACTGA
- a CDS encoding flavodoxin family protein: MQASSPLLVVYYSRSGKTARVAQALAQRLGADQVAIRDRRTEGRVSIWRATLDRLLNTLPPIAPVAVPLASYDLVVLGTPVWGGRAASPMRRFLSDYATGLPPVAFFCTMGGSGAEGTFTDMQARLGKPPRASCAFDAKTLDNDSYLDKLDHFASQLADAVRPPLRRQPASDAQVHPIGDAARAPRDSRPATVSPPRPRSAR; the protein is encoded by the coding sequence ATGCAAGCTTCCAGCCCCCTGCTCGTCGTCTACTACAGCCGCAGCGGCAAGACCGCACGGGTAGCCCAGGCCCTGGCCCAGCGCCTGGGGGCGGACCAGGTGGCGATCCGTGACAGGAGGACCGAGGGTCGCGTGTCCATCTGGCGGGCGACGCTCGATCGGCTGCTCAACACCCTGCCGCCCATCGCGCCGGTCGCGGTGCCGCTGGCAAGCTATGACCTGGTCGTGCTCGGCACGCCGGTCTGGGGTGGACGGGCCGCATCCCCGATGCGCCGGTTCCTGAGCGACTATGCAACGGGCCTGCCACCGGTGGCCTTCTTCTGCACGATGGGCGGCAGCGGCGCCGAGGGCACGTTCACGGACATGCAGGCGCGGCTGGGCAAGCCCCCGCGCGCAAGCTGCGCGTTCGACGCAAAGACGCTGGACAACGACAGTTACCTGGACAAGCTGGACCACTTCGCTTCGCAACTGGCCGACGCCGTGCGCCCGCCGCTTCGACGCCAGCCGGCATCCGACGCCCAGGTACATCCGATCGGCGATGCCGCGCGCGCGCCACGGGACTCGCGGCCGGCGACAGTCAGTCCCCCGCGGCCTCGATCAGCACGGTGA
- a CDS encoding BLUF domain-containing protein: protein MPDLVQIIYISRSTFAPMPAERGIEPSVARILAQSRINNARRGLVGALYFGDGCFFQCLEGRADAVDALCAALLRDPRHTDLRVLERRAIERTSFSEWSMKYVPLDAPMRALLRRRGLARFDPYQFDRAAVAMVLDMLRTGSDVATEPASGMHHGPAAPGRWIARRAPWALALLAAAVAAGLAWMQRP from the coding sequence ATGCCGGACCTGGTCCAGATCATCTACATCAGCCGCTCGACCTTTGCCCCCATGCCCGCCGAGCGCGGGATCGAGCCGAGCGTGGCGCGGATCCTCGCGCAGTCGCGCATCAATAACGCCCGGCGCGGACTGGTCGGCGCGCTGTACTTCGGCGACGGCTGCTTTTTCCAGTGCCTGGAAGGCCGCGCCGATGCGGTCGACGCGCTGTGCGCGGCCCTGCTGCGCGACCCGCGCCACACCGACCTGCGGGTCCTCGAGCGGCGCGCCATCGAGCGCACCAGCTTCAGCGAGTGGTCGATGAAGTACGTGCCGCTGGACGCGCCGATGCGCGCGCTGCTGCGTCGGCGCGGCCTGGCCCGGTTCGATCCCTACCAGTTCGACCGGGCTGCGGTCGCGATGGTGCTGGACATGCTGCGCACCGGCAGCGATGTCGCGACGGAGCCGGCGTCGGGCATGCATCACGGCCCTGCCGCCCCCGGCCGCTGGATCGCCCGCCGCGCGCCCTGGGCGCTCGCCCTGCTGGCGGCGGCGGTGGCAGCCGGCCTCGCGTGGATGCAGCGACCCTGA
- a CDS encoding DUF2256 domain-containing protein: MPRKAHLPSRTCPACGRPFAWRRKWARVWDQVRYCSERCRRRKVARPSA, from the coding sequence ATGCCCCGCAAAGCGCATCTGCCTTCACGGACCTGCCCGGCATGCGGGCGCCCGTTCGCGTGGCGCAGGAAGTGGGCGCGCGTGTGGGACCAGGTCCGCTACTGCAGCGAGCGTTGTCGTCGCCGCAAGGTCGCGCGGCCGTCGGCATGA
- a CDS encoding cryptochrome/photolyase family protein — MTCLRLVLGDQLNARHPWFGRVDDAVAYVLMELRSETDYVRHHAQKVLGIFAAMRRFGEALASAGHRVVYLRIGDPRNRQAFGANLRWLIDELQATRLERMEADEWRVEQALGEAFDASGLPHAVVSAGHFLLERDEAARRFAGKVSRMEVFYRELRRRHRILIEPDGEPRGGRWNFDADNRARWPGDPPAPAWPWQRHDLGTLWAEIEAAGVQTIGKPDADAFGWPLTRREAQAWLADFVARRLAHFGRYQDAISGRSRTLFHAGLSFALNLKMLHPREVIDAALGAFGRGEATLAATEGFVRQILGWREYVRGIYWARMPGYARLNALAARRPLPGWYWSGDTRMACLHAAIGQSLALGYAHHIQRLMLTGNFALLAGCDPDEVDAWYLGIYVDAFEWVELPNTRGMSQFADGGVVGSKPYSGSAAYVNRQSDLCRGCHYRHTRRHGERACPLNSLYWHFHVRHRARFERNPRLAMTYRGWDRMEAAERAATLAQAERYLEQLDSL; from the coding sequence ATGACTTGCCTGCGCCTGGTCCTGGGCGACCAGTTGAACGCCCGCCACCCCTGGTTCGGCCGCGTCGACGATGCGGTGGCCTACGTGTTGATGGAGCTCCGCAGCGAAACCGACTACGTGCGCCACCACGCGCAGAAGGTGTTGGGCATCTTCGCGGCCATGCGCCGCTTCGGCGAGGCGCTGGCCAGCGCCGGCCACCGGGTGGTCTACCTGCGCATCGGCGACCCGCGCAACCGGCAGGCCTTCGGCGCCAACCTGCGCTGGCTGATCGACGAGCTGCAGGCGACCCGGCTGGAACGGATGGAAGCGGATGAATGGCGCGTGGAGCAGGCGCTGGGCGAGGCGTTCGACGCCAGCGGCCTGCCGCATGCGGTGGTGAGTGCCGGCCATTTCCTGCTCGAGCGCGACGAGGCGGCGCGACGCTTCGCAGGCAAGGTGTCGCGCATGGAGGTCTTCTATCGCGAGCTGCGCCGTCGCCATCGCATCCTGATCGAGCCCGATGGCGAGCCGCGCGGCGGCCGCTGGAACTTCGACGCGGACAACCGCGCCCGGTGGCCCGGCGATCCGCCGGCTCCGGCGTGGCCGTGGCAGCGGCACGACCTGGGCACGCTATGGGCGGAGATCGAAGCTGCGGGCGTGCAGACGATCGGCAAGCCGGACGCCGACGCCTTCGGCTGGCCGCTGACACGGCGCGAGGCACAGGCGTGGCTGGCCGATTTCGTGGCACGCCGGCTGGCACACTTCGGTCGCTACCAGGATGCGATCAGTGGTCGCTCGCGCACGCTGTTCCACGCCGGCCTGTCGTTCGCGCTGAACCTGAAGATGCTGCATCCGCGCGAGGTGATCGATGCCGCGCTGGGTGCGTTCGGGCGCGGCGAGGCCACGCTGGCGGCGACCGAGGGCTTCGTGCGGCAGATCCTCGGCTGGCGCGAATACGTGCGTGGCATCTACTGGGCGCGCATGCCCGGCTACGCGCGGCTGAACGCGCTCGCCGCACGCCGCCCGCTGCCGGGGTGGTACTGGAGCGGCGACACCCGCATGGCCTGCCTGCACGCGGCGATCGGGCAGTCGCTGGCACTCGGCTACGCGCACCACATCCAGCGGCTCATGCTGACCGGCAACTTCGCACTGCTGGCCGGCTGCGACCCGGACGAGGTGGACGCCTGGTACCTGGGCATCTACGTCGACGCGTTCGAATGGGTCGAGCTGCCCAACACGCGCGGCATGAGCCAGTTCGCCGACGGCGGGGTCGTCGGCAGCAAGCCCTACAGCGGCTCGGCGGCCTACGTGAACCGGCAGTCGGATCTCTGCCGTGGTTGCCATTACCGGCACACCCGCCGCCATGGCGAACGCGCCTGCCCGCTCAACAGCCTGTACTGGCACTTCCACGTGCGCCATCGCGCCCGGTTCGAGCGCAACCCGCGGCTGGCGATGACCTATCGCGGTTGGGACCGGATGGAGGCGGCCGAGCGCGCGGCGACCCTGGCCCAGGCGGAGCGGTACCTCGAGCAGCTGGACTCGCTGTAG
- a CDS encoding BON domain-containing protein: MKADSISRMSRSTMLGLALALGTATMAAGCASVDQGVAGSTEPAQDTWITTKVKTDIATLKDIDSTDISVETNNGVVTLSGSVDSAEKRDRVVSTVRNVEGVKDVDTSRLSITGQ; this comes from the coding sequence ATGAAAGCCGATTCGATCTCTCGCATGTCCCGTTCCACCATGTTGGGCCTGGCATTGGCGCTGGGAACCGCCACCATGGCAGCGGGCTGCGCCAGCGTCGACCAGGGCGTTGCCGGTTCCACCGAGCCGGCCCAGGACACCTGGATCACGACCAAGGTCAAGACCGACATCGCCACCCTGAAGGACATCGACTCCACCGATATCAGCGTTGAAACCAACAACGGCGTGGTGACCCTGAGCGGTAGCGTCGATTCGGCCGAGAAGCGCGACCGGGTCGTCTCCACGGTACGCAACGTCGAGGGTGTCAAGGACGTCGACACCTCCAGGCTGAGCATCACCGGCCAGTAA